The Besnoitia besnoiti strain Bb-Ger1 chromosome IV, whole genome shotgun sequence genome contains a region encoding:
- a CDS encoding dense granular protein GRA10 (encoded by transcript BESB_052150) — protein sequence MLLYYRLSSEHAGSYRQCPLSCSALSLSEVKQLLAARCGLANEYGRKIDFRIFLAGSSQASSGPSGGASKGDEELTEVTDENQMIHAYSKVVVQRVAIIFGGNTQSLLHIARSGLSKEECKTAEERKLGGRLKRLPPEWLCGLCQRVMTHPVLVKCTSNCAQSACQACLESQLGPNRLCPFCNSPFRQAIRNKRLEEIIVAANLSEFEPAPGLSAGTGPSQAVKRSAEGGAGGRGYRLGAGEEPSTESHVGSSGGASAAFRGANLASEEPQEATTGDSRGVGGGHAAGACQQPFQEEADWLHFVYLIPQENLKLMRQYDMMVIEDASNLAVALASKAESGRKAKSDGLTATPQPLPASAERPEDSAQETSKNVSSERDGSVDAASLLAEPDVCVVPLCSSGGGTSFSIGGFARIQSASRVDAEADSAAAAVVQQWQSASSSHSPGVYRVTWENKFNPMPMLPSRKQPLCNLLGVSRRQFGTGGAAAAGSVQGLLRREAFGSGSAGVVEAVVEASKYEEVLTCIKDYAQFGSRPAEPWQYSTPAAASATAKKGLSTAGGAGADAARVPPPPPPPPPPLPSSGAPGTAPSRRATGDGRSTAAPLWAGVAPASAGSALISSDPSAPPPASGEAKATGTERPFGIPVSLGPPFLGLRGEPGDSSNPFLGYCALLPLLTEEQFRYIRRLQKRAMDVCGYATRAPTATKKKRRVVKKKGKEKDAQSRQCTEAGTLNSASEPREAQDHTAAAEGEESQEANNSCEGAGTNDRHSKAQPNESEAHDTRHPLSDIDPPEAARPRIPVRKPRPRVPPPLLKASLTSDGTDTEASAKKVGVSKLNQSGENVWYARRNAEKY from the coding sequence ATGCTGCTTTACTATCGCCTCAGCAGCGAGCACGCGGGCTCGTACCGGCAGTGCCCGCTGTCCTGTAgcgcgctgtcgctgtcAGAAGTCAAGCAACTGCTggctgcgcgctgcggcctcgccaaTGAGTATGGTCGAAAGATTGACTTCCGCATCTTCCTGGCGGGGAGCAGTCAGGCGTCCAGCGGCCCTAGCGGGGGGGCTTCGAAGGGCGATGAGGAGCTGACGGAAGTCACGGACGAGAATCAGATGATCCACGCGTACTCGAAAGTCGTGGTTCAGCGCGTGGCGATAATCTTTGGAGGCAACACGCAGAGCCTGCTGCATATCGCGCGCTCGGGGCTCTCGAAGGAAGAATGCAAAACTgcggaagagagaaagctcggcgggcggctgaagcgcctgccgccagAGTGGCTATGCGGGCTGTGCCAGCGCGTCATGACGCATCCGGTGCTGGTGAAGTGCACGAGCAACTGCGCGCAGTCCGCGTGTCAAGCGTGTCTCGAGAGTCAGCTGGGGCCGAATCGACTCTGTCCATTCTGCAACAGTCCGTTTCGCCAAGCGATTCGCAACAAACGCCTCGAGGAAATCATCGTCGCCGCCAACCTATCCGAGTTCGAACCCGCTCCCGGGCTCTCGGCGGGCACTGGACCCAGCCAGGCTGTCAAGAGAAGCGCAGaggggggcgcgggcggcagaggctACCGCCTGGGCGCTGGCGAAGAGCCGTCGACAGAGAGTCACGTTGGCTCGTCtggaggcgcgtctgcggcttttCGCGGGGCGAATCTCGCAAGCGAAGAGCCGCAGGAGGCCACGACGggcgacagcagaggcgTTGGAGGGGGACATGCAGCTGGCGCCTGTCAGCAGCCCTtccaggaggaggcagactgGCTGCATTTCGTGTATTTGATCCCGCAGGAGAATTTGAAACTGATGCGACAGTACGATATGATGGTCATTGAGGACGCGTCGAACCTCGCTGTTGCCCTCGCATCTAAAGCTGAGAGTGGGCGCAAGGCAAAAAGTGACGGCCTCACGGCGACTCCGCAGCCActgccggcgtctgcagagaggccTGAAGACTCAGCGCAGGAGACAAGCAAGAACGTGTCATCCGAGCGCGATGGCTCAGTCGACGCCGCGAGTCTTTTGGCTGAGCCGGACGTCTGTGTGGTGCCTCTGTGCTCATCGGGAGGCGGGACGTCGTTTTCGATTGGCGGCTTTGCTCGGATCCAAAGCGCAAGCCGTGTGGATGCGGAGGCAGATagtgccgcggccgccgtcgtccaGCAGTGGCAGagtgcgtcttcgtcgcacAGTCCGGGCGTGTATCGCGTGACGTGGGAGAACAAATTCAACCCGATGCCTATGCTGCCATCCCGTAAACAACCTCTGTGTAACTTGCTGGGGGTCAGTCGGCGGCAGTTCGGGACGGGGggtgcggctgccgctgggTCGGTTCAGGGACTGTTACGACGTGAGGCTttcggcagcggcagcgcgggggTGGTAGAGGCCGTGGTGGAGGCTTCGAAGTACGAGGAAGTGCTGACTTGCATCAAAGATTATGCGCAATTCGGCAGTCGCCCCGCGGAGCCGTGGCAGTACTCAACTCCTGCGGCGGCTTCAGCCACCGCCAAGAAGGGCCTGTCCACCGCCgggggcgctggcgcagatgcggcgcgcgtcccgcctcctccgccgcctccgcctccgccgctgccctcaagcggcgcgccaggaacggcgccttctcggcgtGCTACGGGGGACGGCAGAAGCACTGCTGCCCCCCTTTGGGCGGGGGTAGCTCCCGCGAGTGCAGGCAGTGCACTTATCAGTTCAGATCCGTCGGCACCTCCTCCTGCCAGTGGAGAGGCCAAAGCTACGGGGACAGAACGCCCGTTTGGCATTCCTGTAAGCCTCGGACCTCCCTTCTTGGGTTTGCGGGGTGAACCGGGGGACTCGAGTAACCCGTTCCTCGGATACTGTGCGCTGCTCCCGCTGCTCACCGAAGAGCAGTTCCGGTACATTCGCCGGCTCCAGAAGCGAGCCATGGACGTCTGTGGCTacgcgacgcgagcgccaactgcgacgaagaagaaacgcagAGTCGTGAAAAAGAagggaaaagaaaaagacgcgcaAAGTCGCCAGTGCACCGAGGCTGGAACCCTCAATAGcgccagcgagccgcgcgaggcgcaggaccACACTGCAGCGGCTGAAGGGGAAGAAAGCCAGGAAGCGAACAACAGCTGTGAAGGTGCGGGTACGAACGACAGACATTCCAAGGCCCAACCCAACGAAAGTGAAGCACACGACACACGGCATCCACTGTCAGACATCGACCctccagaggcggcgcggccgcggattCCGGTTCGCAAGCCTCGGCCCCGTGTGCCGCCCCCCTTGCTCAAAGCCTCGCTTACTTCCGACGGAACCGATACGGAGGCCTCTGCGAAAAAGGTCGGTGTCTCGAAGCTGAATCAGAGCGGAGAGAATGTGTGGTATGCAAGGCGAAACGCCGAAAAGTACTAG
- a CDS encoding signal peptidase I protein (encoded by transcript BESB_052160) produces MWQHIFRQMKLSWRPALRAKRAEGGQLRSRFSQLMDDSYSVFYVVSRCTVAVSLCSLCQAYLFWVEQARGLSMEPTIPGDGGLLVVEKLRRRLSESSLFRNFVQYQRGSIVLLIPPDADGVVCKRIIGLPGDVLEVERGDRGFIGCEPVLVPRGHVWVQGDNGKASLDSRTYGCVSQGAILGTAMFSLWPPRLLPNTPPSMNGTRIISTCDALPKVAQ; encoded by the exons ATGTGGCAGCACATATTTCGGCAGATGAAGCTGTCCTGGCGGCCGGCTTTGCGGGCTAAGCGAGCGGAAGGCGGCCAGCTTCGGTCTCGATTTTCTCAATTGATGGATGACTCTTACAGTGTCTTCTATGTCGTCTCGCGGTGTACCGtcgctgtgtctctctgctcccTGTGTCAAGCCTACCTTTTCTGGGTTGAACAG GCCCGAGGTCTCTCTATGGAGCCTACGATccccggcgacggcggtcTGCTCGTAGTCGAaaagctgcggaggcgtctgTCAGAGAGTTCGCTATTCAGGAATTTCGTGCAGTACCAGCGCGGAAGTATTGTCCTTCTGATTCCTCCCGACGCCGATGGCGTGGTGTGCAAGCGGATCATTGGCCTCCCTGGAGATGTGCTGGAGgtcgagagaggagaccgcgGATTCATCGGCTGCGAACCCGTGCTCGTGCCTCGCGGGCATGTCTGGGTTCAAGGCGACAACGGAA AAGCTTCACTGGACAGCCGTACGTATGGCTGTGTTAGTCAGGGTGCGATCCTTGGGACCGCGATGTTTAGTCTttggcctccgcggcttctaCCAAACACGCCTCCATCGATGAACGGAACGCGCATAATCTCAACTTGCGATGCGCTACCAAAGGTAGCACAGTGA
- a CDS encoding tetratricopeptide repeat-containing protein (encoded by transcript BESB_052120) has translation MMSPSARSESKEPQGSSAEAPSIFEGSGIATVGGEAPVEQNPSEKFCVEKDTLLCESVLWKMLQNYYKQMAIKAWSQDYVPSFVTSNSRLCRSYARIIFNFLQDLFARQRNTPDESPFSRAIILEIGGGHGRFTFLLLRALLRYKHLFRDLGLPEKPFLYVFSDVAEANADFCAKHPAFQTLVREGWLDFAVFDGNDQNASLQLICSKEIVPVGTPIVAVANYVFDSLLTDGWRVSPGKDVEFHRAAVSVYSPQVEPDPTAAEIMVRMSLGWSWQPVDLDAACAPGDAGRPSAYLREDPNIRQVLERYRALDKTLSFVLPVGAFALFRNLLRLSGRRLFCLIGDKGYPTADEFVGERDPHIAIHGSISFMLNLHAVRLYFDALGGFSMATPYRDTFQVTGLWFCGSEPDMPRSRAAFLDDLEDMAPDSLIQWQRSCQEAVANGGDTAVNIKELISLLRYSGHDADILLNFHSSFTSQCVQPFISSRTEQDLLFDLDQVYNNWYKLKKGEDVADLCAHLCMRLGRCDAAVKYLKGSLEACPEGVHSATFVNLASCHKVLGNIGEGVRCCEKALELQPDYQQANDMLMTLRMCENPITVAFVGIGYWTKYEAIHLLRRDRRIKVAALYGFKQSETETFKERLALEDVDVYHGSAGLKDLLARADIQAIVLDVHGELLPSFLPRIFEAGKHVLSRSPLGLRIATGWKLIESYKPFASQLVWHAVENSRVEDAFFEAHRLLADLGEVSTVSVHCATDLFLHAATKGSDSSPCFPYDAKDHLALELLRCISAIRTITGEQLASVGVFFGGAASSREEGSGAGESTENPKMTKLHRDAPRLTGWLQFTSKHSANSQIPASFVITNSVGDNSLKYTICCARGTLMISKSMSSWKLNTTVDSTTTSVAVQSIGHQNSHDAWLTDLYSSLHEKKAPAPQDEQHLVDVTVNAALADCAVIDAILTSIQKGGFPVRFAVKKLGTDKAGACCAASVETAV, from the exons ATGATGTCCCCGAGCGCGCGCTCTGAGTCGAAGGAACCGCAGGgctcctctgcggaggcTCCGTCCATCTTTGAAGGTTCAGGCATCGCCACGGTCGGCGGGGAGGCGCCAGTCGAGCAGAATCCGTCGGAGAAGTTCTGCGTAGAGAAGGACACGCTGCTGTGCGAGTCAGTGCTTTggaagatgcttcagaattACTACAAGCAGATGGCGATCAAGGCGTGGTCTCAGGACTACGTCCCGAGCTTCGTGACAAGCAACTCGCGACTCTGCCGGTCCTACGCCCGCATCATCTTTAACTTCCTCCAAGATCTCTTTGCGCGCCAGCGAAACACGCCGGACGAGAGtcccttctcgcgcgccatCATTCTTGAGATCGGTGGTGGGCACGGCCGCTTCACGTTTCTGCTCCTCCGTGCGCTTCTCCGCTATAAGCACCTCTTCAGAGACCTCGGCCTGCCGGAGAAGCCCTTCCTCTACGTCTTCTCCGatgtcgcggaggcgaacgctGACTTCTGCGCGAAGCATCCCGCCTTCCAGACCCTCGTCCGCGAGGGCTGGCTCGATTTTGCTGTCTTTGATGGAAACGACCAAAACGCGAGTCTTCAGCTGATCTGCAGCAAAGAAATCGTTCCCGTGGGGACGCCGATCGTCGCCGTTGCCAACTACGTCTTCGATTCCCTGCTGACCGACGGATGGAG AGTCTCTCCAGGGAAGGACGTGGAGTTCCACCGCGCGGCGGTCTCCGTTTACTCGCCACAAGTCGAGCCAGATccgacggcagcggagaTCATGGTGCGGATGAGTCTGGGGTGGAGCTGGCAGCCTGTGGACCTCGACGCGGCTTGTgcgccgggcgacgcgggtCGGCCCTCGGCGTATCTGCGAGAGGATCCAAACATCCGACAGGTGCTTGAAAGGTACCGGGCGCTGGACAAGACACTGTCCTTTGTGCTGCCCGTGGGGGCCTTTGCGCTCTTTCGAAATCTGCTGCGActcagcgggcgccgcctgtTTTGTCTGATTGGAGACAAGGGGTACCCCACCGCGGACGAGTTCGTCGGCGAACGCGACCCGCATATTGCCATCCACGGCTCCATCTCCTTCATGCTCAATCTCCACGCCGTCAGGCTCTACTTTGACGCCCTGGGCGGATTCTCCATGGCTACGCCCTACCGAGACACCTTCCAGGTGACTGGCCTGTGGTTCTGTGGTAGCGAACCCGATatgcctcgctcgcgcgccgccttcctcgacgaCCTCGAAGACATGGCCCCCGACAGCCTCATTCAGTGGCAGCGATCCTGCCAAGAGGCCGTCGCCAACGGAGGCGA CACCGCCGTGAACATCAAGGAGTTGATTTCGCTCCTGCGCTACTCGGGGCACGACGCGGACATTCTGCTGAACTTCCACTCCTCCTTCACCAGCCAGTGCGTGCAGCCATTCATCAGCTCGCGGACTGAGCAAGATCTCCTGTTTGACCTTGACCAGGTCTACAACAACTGGTACAAActgaagaagggcgaggacgTCGCAGATCTCTGCGCTcacctctgcatgcgcctcgggcgctgcgacgccgccgtcAAGTACCTCAAG gGAAGCCTCGAGGCCTGCCCCGAAGGCGTTCACAGCGCGACCTTCGTGAACCTCGCCTCCTGTCACAAGGTGCTGGGCAACATCGGGGAAGGTGTGAGGTGCTGCGAGAAGGCACTCGAGCTGCAGCCAGACTACCAGCAGGCGAATGACATGCTCATGACGCTCAGGATGTGCGAAAACCCAATCACGGTTGCCTTCGTCGGAATCGGCTACTGGACCAA GTACGAGGCGATTCATCTGCTTCGCAGAGACCGCCGCATCAAGGTTGCGGCGTTGTATGGATTCAAGCAATCCGAGACAGAGACTTTCAAggagcgtctcgcgctggagGACGTCGACGTCTACCACGGGTCTGCGGGCCTGAAGGAtctgctggcgcgcgcagacaTCCAAGCGATTGTTCTCGACGTCCACGGCGAACTTTTG ccctcATTCTTGCCGCGGATCTTTGAGGCAGGGAAGCACGTACTgtcgcgctctccgctggGGCTGAGAATCGCCACGGGCTGGAAGCTGATTGAGTCGTACAAGCCCTTCGCGTCGCAGCTCGTCTGGCATGCCGTGGAGAACTCGCGCGTGGAGGACGCGTTCTTCGAGGCgcatcgcctcctcgcagacCTCGGCGAAGTCTCCACGGTCTCTGTGCACTGCGCGACGGACCTTTTCCTCCACGCGGCGACTAAGGGAAGCGACAGCTCACCCTGCTTCCCCTACGACGCGAAAG ACCACCTGGCtctggagctgctgcgctgcatcTCTGCGATTCGCACTATCACTGGCGAGCAGCTGGCGAGCGTTGGGGTCTTCTttggaggcgctgcctcttcgcgggaagaaggaagcggcgctggcgagtcGACGGAGAACCCCAAGATGACGAAGCTGCACCGAGACGCTCCGCGCCTCACTGGATGGCTGCAGTTCACTTCGAAACACTCAGCAAACAGCC AAATTCCGGCGAGCTTCGTCATTACAAACTCAGTCGGCGACAACAGCCTGAAGTACACCATCTGCTGTGCGCGAGGCACTCTGATGATATCGAAGAGCATGTCAT CTTGGAAACTCAACACCACGGTGGACTCGACGACGACTTCGGTCGCCGTGCAAAGCATCGGACACCAAAACAGCCACGACGCGTGGCTCACTGATCTCTACTCTTCGCTTcacgagaagaaagcgccggcgccgcaagATGAGCAGCACTTAGTCGATGTAACAGTCAACGCAGCCCTCGCGGACTGCGCGGTCATCGACGCAATTCTCACATCCATACAG AAAGGCGGCTTCCCTGTGCGATTTGCTGTAAAGAAACTGGGTACAGACAAGGCGGGAGCGTGCTGTGCAGCCTCCGTCGAAACTGCAGTTTAA
- a CDS encoding citrate synthase I (encoded by transcript BESB_052140) produces MLFSRLRDTAAAALALRTGGASCAPSALHFSSASLSAKHASATFCVSPLHRFFSSPSRAALSSPRVLAKRTLFRHECGSCRGLSTAARSVCGSLSEAEAHAAVEAGLEALAQKIEEAAGPKRELLKKLRKDHGNLVVSEATVNSVCGGMRGLTAVLTETSALDPEKGILFRGLSINECMEKLPRLQKETYPAVEGLIWLLMTGSIPTAQEVQLLSNALYALSLSSESASPASPFIPLHVHKALDAIPTSVHPMTQLVLSATALQTTSQLADACRHKKVKKQDLWKPALADALSLIAKNGVMAARIYQRTFDDGKDIDPQRGLDWAANFAHMMGFDSENHRELFRLYLFLHADHEGGNVSAHAAHVVGSALSDPFLSFAAGMAGLAGPLHGLANQECLKWLLDVHRSLGGAAPTPEKVRRIAEETLASGRVIPGYGHAVLRVTDPRFTAQREFALKYLKDDELFKLLDVAYRTIPDVLLATGKVKNPYPNVDCHSGVLLQHFGITEPDYYTVLFGVSRAIGIASQYVWARILGLPIERPKSTTLDQLEALCEAKKN; encoded by the exons ATGTTgttctcgcgcctccgcgatactgcggccgctgcgctcgctctccGGACGGGCGGCGCTTCTTGCGCCCCGTCCGCCCTTCATTTCTCGTCCGCTTCCTTGTCGGCTAAGCATGCTTCTGCAACGttctgcgtgtctcctct CCATCgattcttctcctctccttctcgtgCCGCGCTGTCGAGTCCTCGAGTGCTTGCGAAGCGGACGCTTTTCCGGCACGAGTGCgggagctgccgcggcctgagcacggcggcgcgcagcgtctgcggcagcctctccgaggcggaggcgcacgccgcagtcgaggctggtctcgaggcgctcgcgcagaagaTCGAAGAGGCAGCTGGCCCGAAGCGCGAGCTGCTCAAGAAACTCAGAAAGGATCATGGAAACCTGGTCGTCAGCGAAGCTACTGTAAACAGCGTGTGCGGCG gcatGCGAGGGCTGACTGCAGTTCTGACGGAGACCTCGGCTCTCGATCCGGAGAAGGGCATTCTCTTCCGCGGCCTGAGCATCAACGAGTGCATGGAGAAACTGCCTCGGCTGCAGAAAGAGACCTACCCCGCCGTCGAAGGTCTCATCTGGCTACTTATGACCG gctcgATCCCCACCGCGCAGGAGGTGCAGCTGCTGTCGAACGCGCTTTacgcgctgtcgctgtcgtctgagtcggcgtcgcctgcgtcgcccttcaTTCCGCTCCACGTGCACAAGGCGCTTGACGCGATTCCCACTTCCGTGCATCCCATGACGCAGCTGGTCCTCAGCGCcaccgcgctgcagacgacctcgcagctcgccgacgcgTGCCGACACAAGAAAGTCAAAAAACAGGACCTGTGGAAGCCGGCGCTCGCAGACGCTCTCTCGCTG ATTGCGAAGAACGGAGTCATGGCTGCACGCATCTACCAGCGGACCTTCGACGACGGCAAGGATATCGATCCGCAGCGCGGACTCGACTGG GCCGCCAACTTTGCGCACATGATGGGATTCGACTCCGAAAATCACCGCGAGCTGTTCCGCCTTTACCTTTTCCTCCACGCGGATCACGAAG GAGGCAACGtctccgcgcacgcagctcACGTCGTCGGCTCCGCGCTATCCGatcccttcctctccttcgccgccggcaTGGCGGGTCTCGCAG GGCCTCTGCACGGTCTCGCCAACCAGGAGTGCCTGAAGTGGCTTCTCGACGTTcaccgcagcctcggcggcgccgccccgacGCCTGAGAAGGTTCGCCGCATCGCGGAG GAAACACTCGCCAGTGGCCGTGTAATTCCAGGATATGGCCACGCAGTTCTCCGCGTGACGGACCCCAG ATTcactgcgcagagagagttCGCCCTGAAGTACCTGAAGGACGACGAATTGTTCAA ACTCCTCGACGTCGCGTACAGGACGATTCCCGACGTTCTCCTCGCCACAG GCAAGGTCAAGAATCCTTATCCGAACGTGGACTGCCACAGCGgagtgctgctgcagcacttTGGCATCACGGAGCCCGATTACTACACCGTTCTCTTTGGCGTCTCGCGTGCGATCGGCATTGCCTCTCAATACG TCTGGGCACGCATCCTCGGGTTGCCCATTGAGCGCCCCAAGTCGACGACTCTCGACCAGCTGGAGGCTCTGTGCGAAGCCAAGAAGAACTGA
- a CDS encoding hypothetical protein (encoded by transcript BESB_052130): protein MDPRHSILLLFVFALLASPALAATEEPEVAFTELRKKGKNAKKDEANRDQADAAAEPEPPKWKSTKALAYSSFAFQWFNYQECPASQLRLLKPTSQVRLVALDVLNSGLRALATRKKQDGDSRTLAYICTLAVAFTDAYRAMRQATQSLLAEPDETGVSTPVGVWFAATLRKEAGDGKKSKREKEFYNKCAFIASRVNEMLVASDFRAPAGETVSPPAALGNYMNASLDEFADNSEKQLAHIVGGCLREKDAFRRDAWAVTHHALLQTWTSLDFMAACAFREASLSQKEKLALLMARQTMLEHSATGNFFAFLEAAQRFGPLAEKLGYFASGKDSKKVAVCLPEGAGSDTWNPHGEDVMHSFVTDLSSAFQ, encoded by the exons ATGGATCCTCGCCACTCCATTCTGCTTCTCTTTGTCTTTGCCCTGCTCGCATCcccggcgctcgcggccacCGAAGAGCCTGAGGTGGCGTTTACGGAGCTCCGGAAAAAGGGCAAAAATgcgaagaaggacgaagCGAACAGGGACCAGGCtgacgccgctgcagagcccGAGCCTCCCAAGTGGAAATCGACGAAGGCCCTCGCGTACTCTTCTTTCGCCTTTCAGTGGTTCAACTACCAAG AATGCCCTgcgtcgcagctgcgcctgctgaaACCGACCTCGCAGGTGCGGCTGGTGGCGCTGGACGTGCTGAAcagcggccttcgcgcgctcgccacgcGCAAGAAACAAGACGGCGACTCGCGGACGCTGGCGTACATCTGTACTCTCGCCGTGGCCTTCACGGACGCCTACCGCGCcatgcggcaggcgacgcagtctCTCCTCGCAGAGCCCGACGAGACGGGCGTCTCCACGCCCGTCGGCGTCTGGTttgcggcgacgctgcgcaaAGAAGCCGGCGACGGCAAGAAGTCCAAACGCGAAAAGGAGTTCTACAACAAGTGCGCCTTCATCG CGAGCCGCGTGAACGAGATGTTGGTGGCGTCGGACTTCCGGGCGCCTGCTGGAGAAACGgtgtcgccgcccgcggcgctcggtAACTACATGAACGCGTCGCTCGACGAGTTTGCCGACAACTCTGAGAAGCAGCTGGCGCACATTGTCGGCGGATGCCTGCGGGAGAAGgacgccttccgccgcgacgcctggGCGGTGACCCACCACGCGCTTCTGCAGACGTGGACTTCTCTCGACTTCAtggccgcgtgcgccttcagggaagcgtcgctctcgcagaaagaaaaactcGCGCTGCTCATGGCGCGCCAAACGATGCTTGAACATTCCGCCACCGGGAACTTCTTCGCGTTCCTCGAAGCTGCCCAACGCTTCGGGCCCCTAGCAGAAAAACTGGGATACTTCGCCTCAGGCAAAGACTCGAAAAAagtcgccgtctgcctcccCGAAGGAGCGGGATCCGACACCTGGAACCCTCACGGCGAGGATGTCATGCACA GCTTCGTGACGGATCTGAGCAGCGCATTTCAGTAG